The sequence CCCAGCGTCCGGGCTGCCAGCCGGCCGCGCGCAGGGCGGCGTCGACGGCGACGGAGAAGCGGGTGGTGGAGGTGTGCTGCTGGCGGTCGTGCATCGGTGGGCGGTCAGCCCTTCTCGGCGGTGGTCGCGGCGCCGGTGGAGGTCAGGTCGACGGGGCGTACGCCGAAGTGGGACAGGAGGGCGGAGCAGGACCGGCAGGGCGGTGCGTAGCTGCCGTGGAGCGGGTCGCCGTCCTCGCGGATGCGCCGGGCGGTGATCCGCGCGTGCTTGAGTGCGCGCCGCGCCTCCCCGTTGGTCAGGGGTTTGCGCTGGGCGCGTTTGGAGCGCCCGGTCTCGGCGGCGGTGAGCTGACGGGAGAGCAGTATCGCCTCGGGGCAGCGGCCGGTGAAGCGTTCGCGCTGGCCGCTGGTGAGCGTGTCGAGGAAGTCCTGGACGAGCGGGTGCAGCACCGGCGGCTGGTCTCCCTTGCCCGCGGTGCAGGTCAGCGTCTCGCCGCGGACCGACAGCGCGGCGGCCACCGCGGGGAGGATCCCGTCGCGGCGGTGGATGAGTCGGGGTGTGCGGCCGGCTTCGGCGCTGCTCCAGCTGAGACGTGGGTCCCCTGATGTGGCGGTTTGTGTGGAATGCATCGTGCTGTCGTCCCTCCCTGCAATCCCCCGAGTTGCGGGGACAGCCTGCCAAATGTGCCAGGTGGTGGGGAAGCTGGGTCGGGGAAACGTGTCTGCGTGTCGCCCGAAGGTGCGAGACTGCCGCCTCACCGTCACGCGCCTGTGACCGTTCGTGACGGTTCCGGCGGGGCGGGATCCCCTGGTGCCCCACCGCTTAGGCTGTGCGGAACACCGGACGCAGCAGGGGGCATCAGCCATGACGACAGGCCGGCTCGGGCAGCAAGCCGCGCCACCGAACGCCGCCTATGCCGGGCAGGTCGTGCGTTTCCCGGACCCGGTCCGGGCGTCCCGGCACCCCGGAGGGGTGCGGATGGACGGGAGCGGGCGCCCCGTCTTCTCCCCGTACGCGCGCGCCGCGGCCGAGATCGCCGATCCGCCTCCGGGCTTCGGTGTCGACGAACTGCGGCTGACCGACTACGTGTCGGCGAACGCGGCGATGGCGGCGAGCGGACACGACCTGTGGGACACGATTCCCGCGGTGGCGACCCCGCACGGCTGGACGTGGCACCACGTGCCGGGCGGCCGGCGGATGGAGCTGGTGCCGGTCGAGGTGAAGGCGCTGCTGCGTCACCACGGCGGTGTCGCGGGTACGGACGTGGACCAGGACCGGCGTGGCACGCGCCCGTTGCAGGAGACCCGTCCGGTGCACTTCCGGCTGCCGAAGGGCGCGGGCTCGGTGACCGAGCAGCAGGTTCAGGGTGTCGAGGAGGACCTCGGCTACCGGCTGCCCGGGGCGTACCGCTCGTTCCTCAAGGCGGCGGGCGGTTCGGCCCCCGTGGGCGCGGCGCTGGACGCGGAACTGGGGCTCCTGGTGGACCAGCCGTTCTTCACGGTGCGTGACGAGGCCGCGATGAACGACCTGGTGTACGTGAACAAGTGTCTGCGGGACCACTTCACCAAGGACTTCCTGGGTGTCGCGTTCGTCCAGGGCGGGATTCTCGCCGTCAAGGTGCGCGGCCGGGACGTCGGTTCGGTGTGGTTCTGCCCGTACGACGACGCCCGGGACCGGGACGGCTGGAGTGTCCAGGAGCGCGTGGAGCGGCTGCTGCTGCCCTGTGGTGCGGACTTCGACGCCTTCCTGGAGCGGCTGGCGGGCAATCCGCCGGAGCTGGAGACCGTGGCGAACCTGATGGTGGACGGCGGCTTCGCGCGCGCCGTCCCGGTGGAGGGGTGAGCGCGATGGTGACGTTCGCGCAGGCGCAGGAGCGGGCGGACGAGTGGGTCAACGGTGACGTGCCCGCGTATCAGCACCGTGAGGTGCGTGTCCGTGAGTTCGATCTGGGTTTCGTGGTGTGGGCCGAGGACCGGCCGGAGGGGCCCGTGTCGGACGGGGGCCGTCAGCGGTTGGTGATCGCCCGGGACAGCGGTGAGGCGACGCTGTGGCCGGGGCTGCCGGTGGGTGAGGTGATCCGGCGGTACGAGGAGGAGTACGGGGCTCCGGCGGGTGCGCCGGCCGCTGCTCCGGAGCCGCCGCAGCGGGTGGATCTGAACCAGACGTCGTTCCTGCTGACGCCGCCGGAGTGGCTCCAGGAGGCGGCGGACAAGCTGGGGATTCCGGATCGGCGTGCGGAGCGGCGGGAGGCGGAGGCGGAGGCGGCTGGGCCGGTCCCGCCGTCGCCGTCGCCTTCGCCTTCGCAGAGCCCGTCCGTGTCTTCTTCTCCCGACCCGTCGTCCTCGTCCCCGCCCTCGACCTCCTCCCCGACTCCGTCTGCGGACCCGTCGGCGTCGGGCCGGACCCCTGTCGCCCCTCCCGCCGCCGCGGACGTGACGCCGCCCCCCGCCGATTCCGCCGGAGGTTCCGCCGCGATGTGGCCCGCCGCCGACGGTGGCGCGGCCTACGAGCCCACGGCTTCCGACGGTGTGCCCGCCGGGGCGACCCCGTGGGCCGGTACGGACACCAACTCCGACTCCGACGACGCGGCGGTTCCGCTCCCCGCGACGGTGTTCGCACCGCCGCTGTCGGGGACGGACGACGAGGGGACCCCGCCGCCGGTCGTCCCGGCGGAGGCGCCCACGGCGCTGATGTCGGGGGGCAGTCAGCTCCCGCGTACGCAGGTGGCGCCGGCGCTCCGGCCGGAGCCGGGTGCGCCGGACGAGGCCGGTGACATCGCCGACGCGGCCACCAGCAAGGCCGTGGTGCCGCCGCGCGGGGCGCGTGGGGGCGGTCCGTCGACTCCGCCGCCGCCCGGTGCCCCGGGGATTCCCGGCAGGCCTCCCGGTGCGACGCCGCCGCCTTCGGAGCCGGGCGCGCCCGGCGCTCCTGCGGGCGGGTACGTCCCGACGCAGCTGGTGTCCCAGCTCGGCCCGCCCGGGGCCACCCCGCCGGGCCCGCCCGGTCCGCCGCCGGGTTCCACCCCGCCGCCCGCTCCCCGGCCCGCCCCCGGCTCCCGGCTCCACGCCGCCTCCGGGCGGCGGGTGCACCACGCCGCGACGATGCTCGCCGACGGGAGCAGCATCGGCGCGGGCGTCCCGGGTGCGCCAAAGCCTCCCGGCCCGCCCGGTCCGCCCGGTGCTCCGCAGCCGCCCGGTCCGCCCGGTGCGCCGGGGCCCCGCAGCCGCCCGGTCCGCCCGGTCCGCCGCCGGGTTCCACGCCGCCTCCGGGGGGCGGGGTGCACCACGCCGAGACGATGTTCGCGGCTCCGGGCCAGGTCGGCCCGCCCGGTCCTCCTGGTCCGCCCGGGGCTCCGGGCGGTTCACCGGCCGGTCCGCCCGGTTCCGTACCGCAGCCGCCGGGTCCGCCCGGCGCGCCGCCCGGCGGGCACACCCCGCCTCCGGCGTACGGCTATCCGCAGCAGCCCGCGGGGCAGCCGACCGTGGGCCCCGGCTACCAGGCCGTGCTGCGGTTCCGGGCTCCGGACGGCAGCGAGCAGCAGCTGATCCGCCGCTCGGCGCCGGGCACCCCGCACCCCGAGTGGCAGATGCTGCACGAGCTGCGGGCGATGAACGTGCCGCCGCAGCAGGTCATCGAGCTCCACACGGAGCTGGAGTCGTGCGAGCTGCCGGGCGGGTACTGCGCGCGGATGATCCGTGAGACCTGGCCGCAGGTGCGGATCACCAGCGTCGCTCCGTACGGTACGGATCACGCCAGCCGTCAGCAGGGCATGCAGCATCTCCTGACGCACCAGGGCGAGCTGCACCAGGTGGCGGACGGACCGGCGCGGCCCGCGCCCGTGCGGGCGCCGCTGCCGCAGATGCCGCCCGCGCCCGCGCTGCCGCCGGAGGCGGTCGCGGAGGAGCTGGCGCAGGCGTTCGGCCCGCAGGGGATTCTCCGGTTCGACCAGCGGGCGGTGTCCCGTCAGGGTGTGCCCGAGATCGTCGCCCGCACCCTGGTGTGGGCGGGACTGCCCGCCGATTTCGGGCCGTTCTTCTGGGCGCAGCCGGGGCAACCGGTGGTGCCGACGCTGGCCGAGCTGGCGACGCAGCGGCAGGTGCAGCCGGCCCCGGACGCGGGCTCGTACCTGGTGATGGGTACGGACTTCGGCCGGGCGATCTGTGTGCAGTACGGGACGGCGAACATCGTGGCCGTCCCGGTCGAGGCGGGGCCCGGCGGGCAGCCGGTGCCGCCGCAGTTCGTGAACACGGGGCTGCCGGAGTTCGTGCGGTCGATGGCGTTGCTGGGCCGGATGTGGCGGCTGCGGTACGGGCTGAACCCGGAGCAGGCGGGCCGCTGGACCGTCGACTTCCAGGCACAGCTGGTGGCGCTGGACGCGGCGGCGCTGGCGTCGCCGGAGAGCTGGTGGTCGGTCCTGCTGGAGCAGATGTGGGACGGCTTGATCTGATCCGGCCCGGTCTGTCGGCCCGTTCCGGCGGTCCGGCGGCACGGTCCGGCCGAGGCGCCCGAACCCCTCACGGGTTCGGGCGCCTCGCTGTGTGCCGGTTCGCCCGGGTCTGTGATGCCGGTCGCTTCCGGCCGGAATGCGGCTGATCGATTCCGACTTCCGGCACCAATTGCCGCATCCTTGACGTATCGCGGTGTGTCGTGGTGCGGCTGAGCATGCCGGTGTCGGAGAGAGGGCTTCAGGGATGAGTGCTGGACCGGTGTCCGCGTTCGACGTCGTCGGTGTCCGGGGGAAGGGGTACCGCCCGGAGCAGGTGGACCGCATGGTGGCCGCCCTGACGGGCGAGCGGGACGGGGCGCTGGCGGAGGCCGCGCGGTTGACCGCCCGGGTGGAGGAGCTGGGCGCCGAGGCGGCCCGGCTGGCGGAGACCGTCGCCGCGCTGCCCGTGCCGGACTACGCCGAGCTGGGGGAGCGGGCGCAGCGCATCCTCGCCCTGGCCGAGAGCGAGGCTCAGAGCCTGGAGGCCGAGGCCGTGGCGGCGGGCCAGGCGGTGCGGGACGAGGCGGAGGAGGCGGGCCGGGCGGCCGGGGACGCGGCGCGCGCGGCGGCCGGGGAGGTGCGTGCGGCGGCGGGCCGGGCGGCGGAGGAGCGGGTGGCCGCGGCGGTCGCGGAGGCGGAAGGGCTGCTGGCGGCGGCCCGGCAGGAGGCCGAGGAGGTGCGGGCGGCCGCCGCTTCGGCGATGGCGGCGACGCGTGACCGTACGGCGAGCGTGCTGGCCCACCAGGAGCAGGAGCACGCGGAGCGCCTCAAGGCGGTCCAGGCCGAACTGGCCGCCGGGGAAGCCGCGTCGGAAGCCCGGCACACGGAGCTGATCGAGCGGGCCGAGGCGCTGCTCACGGAGGCGGGCCGGCACCTCGCCGCCACGCAGGAGGCCGCCCGGCACGGCCAGGAGGACGCGGAGGCGCGGGCGGCGGAGCTGCTGGCCGAGGCCCGGGTCCGGGAGGAGCGGGTGGTCCGCGAGACGGAGCGGATCCTGCGGGAGCACGAGGAGGCCCGCGAGGAGCTCCAGGCGCACATGGCGCACGTCCGCAGTTCGCTGGCCGCGCTGACGGGGCGGGTGGCGCCGGAGGAGGACGAGGGCGCCTGAGTGGCTGGGCACTCGGGCGCCTGGGTGCCCCGGTGACGTGTGGTGCCCGCTGCCCCGGTGACGTGTGGTGCCCCGCTGCCCCGGTGTCGCTTGGTGTCCCGGTGCCCCGCTGCCCCGGCGTCACCTGGTGTCCCGGCGTCACCTGGTGTCCCGGTGTCCCGGTGTCTCGGTGTCCCCGCTGTCCCCGTGACGCCCGTGCTCCCGTGTTTGAGGCGTCGTCCGGTGTTCCCGTCTCGCCTGTGTTCCGCTGTCCCGGCGTTGCCCGGTGCTCAGGTGTCGCCGGGTGCGGGGCGGGGGCGGGTGCGGCGAAGCGGTCCGGTTTTTCGTCGTCGCATTGGCCCGGGATACCGATCCGCTCGCGGCCTACGGTGGTGATCGTTCCTCCCGGAGAACGTCCAGGAGGGCACGACAGCCCCCTTGTTGAGGAGTTCCGCATGCTGCGACGTCGTATCGGAGGGTCCACGGGCCCCCTGGCCAGTGCCCTGGCCCTGGGTACCCTGCCCTTCGGCACCACGGTGGACGAGAAGACGTCCTTCGCCATCCTGGACCGGTTCGTCGAGGCGGGCGGCACTCTCCTCGACACCGCCAACGCCTACGCGTTCTGGGTTCCCGGCGGCACCGGGGACGAGAGCGAGGCGACCATCGGCCGCTGGCTCGCCGACCGGGGCGTGCGCGACGAAGTGCTGATCTCCACCAAGGCGGGGGCGCGGCCCACCGTGCCCGGCACCGGCCTGGAGACGGCCGAGGGGCTGTCGGGGGCGGTCGTCACCAAGGCCGCCGAGGACAGCCTGCGCCGGCTGGGCACGGACCGCATCGACGTGTACTGGGCCCACGTCGAGGACCGGACCGTCCCGCTGGAGGAGACGGTCGGGGCCCTCGACTCCCTCGTCAAGGACGGCAAGGCGACCGTCCTGGGCTGCTCGAACCACGCCACCTGGCGCACCGAGCGGGCGCGCGCCACCGCCCGCGCGGGCGGGATGACGCCCTACACCTGCGTCCAGCAGCGCTACTCCTACCTCCAGCCGCGCTTCGACCTGAGCCTGCCGGAGACCGCGCACGTGCACGTCACACCGGAACTGCTCGACTATCTGCGGGCCGAGTCCGACCTGACGCTGATGGCCTACTCGTCGCTGATCTCGGGCGCGTACACCCGGGAGGACAAGCCGCTGCCGGAGGCGTACGACCACCCGGGCAGCGCACGGCGTCTGGCGGTGCTCGGCGAGGTGGCCGACGAACTGGGGGCGACGCCGAACCAGGTGGTGCTGGCCTGGCTGATGGGCGGTGACCCGCCGGTCATCCCGATCGTGGGCGTCAGCTCGGTCCAGCAGCTGGACGAGGTCCTGGGGGCGGCGGAGCTGCGGCTGCCCGAGGAGCTGCGGGTCCGTCTGGACGCGGCGGATATGCGTCGGGCCGACGACTGATCCCCTACGCGGCCGTCCGTCCGTTCCGTACGCGTTCGACGGCCCGGGCCAGGCGCCGGACGGCTTCCGGTACCGCCTGGTCGGTGAGGTTCCCGTAGCCGATGACGAGGGTCGAGGACGGGACGTCCACCCCGGGGCGGGGGCCGGAGCCCGGATCCGGGTCCGAGCTCCGGTCCGGGACCGGGTTCGGGTCCGAGCTCCGGCCCGGGTCCGAGCTCCGGCCCGGGTCCGGATTCAGGTCCGGGTCCGGGGCCGGGGTCGGCGGTGTCATCCGGTAGTCGTCCAGGCTCGCCAGGCGTACGTCGTCGCGGGCCGCTTCCGCCACCACGGCGCCCGCCGGGCAGCCGTCGGACAGGGGGAGCAGCAGATGGAATCCGGCGGCCGCTCCGCCGACCGCAGCGCCGGGCAGGCGCGTCGCGAGTTCGCGCAGGAGGTGGTCCCGGCGGCGTTTGTAGCGCAGCCGGGAGGCGCGCAGATGCCGGTCGTAGGCGCCGGAGGTGACGAAGCGGGAGAAGGCGTCCTGGTCGATGACGGGGGGCGGGGCGCCTCCGGTGTCCCTGGCGACGAGGGCCCTGGTCCAGCGGCCGGGCGCGGCGGCCCAGCCCAGCCGGACGGCGGGGGAGAGCGTCTTGCTCAGCGAACCGAGCAGGGCGACATGGTCCGGCGCCATGCCCTGGAGGGCTCCCACGGGGTGGCGGTCGTAGCGGAACTCGGCGTCGTAGTCGTCCTCCATGATCAGACCGTCCACCTCCCGGGCCCAGTCCGCCAGTTCCGCGCGGCGGGCGGGCGCGAGGACGACGCCGGTGGGGAACTGGTGCGCCGGGGCCACGATCACCGCCCGCACGGCGCTCGCCCGGCGCAGCAGGTCGACCCGCAGACCCTGTGCGTCCACCGCGATCGGCACCGCGGTCAGGCCCGCCGCCGCCACGGTGAGGCGCAGCTGCGTCCAGCCGGGGTCCTCGACCGCGACGCGGGTGTGCCCGGCGGCCCGCAGGGTCCGGCACAGTCGCAGGACACCGTCCAGCGTGCCCGCGCAGACGACGAGGTGTTCCGCCTCCACTCGGGCTCCGCGCCCGCGCGCGAGATAGGAGGCGAGTTGCCGGCGCAGCCGCGGCAGCCCGGCCGCATCGGGGTAGCCCAGTTCGTCCCAGGTCAGTTCGGTGGTGGCGGCACGGACCATGTCGGCCCAGCGTTTGCGCGGGAACGCGCGCAGGTCGGGGACGCCCGGCAGCAGGTCGAACCGGGGTGTCCAGCGCGACGCGCCCGCGCCCGTGTCCCGGCGCGCGGTGGCGCCGGTGTGCGCCCGCACCCGGGTGGCCGACCCGCTGCGCGCCTCGAAGTGGCCCTCGGCGACGAGTTGGGCGTACGCCTCGGTCACCACCCAGCGGGAGCAGCGCAGATCCGCCGCGAGGACACGGCTCGGGGGCAGGGTGCTGCCCGCGGCGAGCCGTCCGCCGGCGACGGCGGACCGC is a genomic window of Streptomyces sp. YPW6 containing:
- a CDS encoding YwqJ-related putative deaminase; protein product: MHSTQTATSGDPRLSWSSAEAGRTPRLIHRRDGILPAVAAALSVRGETLTCTAGKGDQPPVLHPLVQDFLDTLTSGQRERFTGRCPEAILLSRQLTAAETGRSKRAQRKPLTNGEARRALKHARITARRIREDGDPLHGSYAPPCRSCSALLSHFGVRPVDLTSTGAATTAEKG
- a CDS encoding SMI1/KNR4 family protein, producing MTTGRLGQQAAPPNAAYAGQVVRFPDPVRASRHPGGVRMDGSGRPVFSPYARAAAEIADPPPGFGVDELRLTDYVSANAAMAASGHDLWDTIPAVATPHGWTWHHVPGGRRMELVPVEVKALLRHHGGVAGTDVDQDRRGTRPLQETRPVHFRLPKGAGSVTEQQVQGVEEDLGYRLPGAYRSFLKAAGGSAPVGAALDAELGLLVDQPFFTVRDEAAMNDLVYVNKCLRDHFTKDFLGVAFVQGGILAVKVRGRDVGSVWFCPYDDARDRDGWSVQERVERLLLPCGADFDAFLERLAGNPPELETVANLMVDGGFARAVPVEG
- a CDS encoding cellulose-binding protein, whose amino-acid sequence is MSAGPVSAFDVVGVRGKGYRPEQVDRMVAALTGERDGALAEAARLTARVEELGAEAARLAETVAALPVPDYAELGERAQRILALAESEAQSLEAEAVAAGQAVRDEAEEAGRAAGDAARAAAGEVRAAAGRAAEERVAAAVAEAEGLLAAARQEAEEVRAAAASAMAATRDRTASVLAHQEQEHAERLKAVQAELAAGEAASEARHTELIERAEALLTEAGRHLAATQEAARHGQEDAEARAAELLAEARVREERVVRETERILREHEEAREELQAHMAHVRSSLAALTGRVAPEEDEGA
- a CDS encoding aldo/keto reductase, with product MLRRRIGGSTGPLASALALGTLPFGTTVDEKTSFAILDRFVEAGGTLLDTANAYAFWVPGGTGDESEATIGRWLADRGVRDEVLISTKAGARPTVPGTGLETAEGLSGAVVTKAAEDSLRRLGTDRIDVYWAHVEDRTVPLEETVGALDSLVKDGKATVLGCSNHATWRTERARATARAGGMTPYTCVQQRYSYLQPRFDLSLPETAHVHVTPELLDYLRAESDLTLMAYSSLISGAYTREDKPLPEAYDHPGSARRLAVLGEVADELGATPNQVVLAWLMGGDPPVIPIVGVSSVQQLDEVLGAAELRLPEELRVRLDAADMRRADD
- a CDS encoding PLP-dependent aminotransferase family protein; this translates as MTHDRERTGPAWGTFLELEDPAGGPLHARLTRALRSAVAGGRLAAGSTLPPSRVLAADLRCSRWVVTEAYAQLVAEGHFEARSGSATRVRAHTGATARRDTGAGASRWTPRFDLLPGVPDLRAFPRKRWADMVRAATTELTWDELGYPDAAGLPRLRRQLASYLARGRGARVEAEHLVVCAGTLDGVLRLCRTLRAAGHTRVAVEDPGWTQLRLTVAAAGLTAVPIAVDAQGLRVDLLRRASAVRAVIVAPAHQFPTGVVLAPARRAELADWAREVDGLIMEDDYDAEFRYDRHPVGALQGMAPDHVALLGSLSKTLSPAVRLGWAAAPGRWTRALVARDTGGAPPPVIDQDAFSRFVTSGAYDRHLRASRLRYKRRRDHLLRELATRLPGAAVGGAAAGFHLLLPLSDGCPAGAVVAEAARDDVRLASLDDYRMTPPTPAPDPDLNPDPGRSSDPGRSSDPNPVPDRSSDPDPGSGPRPGVDVPSSTLVIGYGNLTDQAVPEAVRRLARAVERVRNGRTAA